From a single Helicovermis profundi genomic region:
- a CDS encoding YceG family protein yields the protein MINTTKYIKINTIQNKSFFSESLLPILSREGSSNSKTITLSTFFTRRIGCTLNENQILNNYLISLEKKNILFNVIDKKLNFDATYPFIGDIKNSFNDLNENLSNLNEIIIKTTTKLIDKNIFKDSLINSTITEALNQSIVLFKSSENNCNKSKILNLYIKLFYWINVKFHTIINFNTNFKNINFINSKLIYIGEISKHETFLIFALSRIGVDILYINSVNDNLIEKNSYLRNFTNLITLTKCSENFKYNLKISKQSPITKKQNPINNYNQSNSNTQRTKNRIHSTTNINSRSASSTINTIKPKEFSSNITIKKKEFKGDLKDIYTKLNERIGYIGLPNAVIPTFFIRYIGVSNNLDQFKNSLYNLNKKLENYNYIKIEDSIKIGNPTELLTKTKQIWSRTDYKKEDIHLLICKLNAVDTLSYIPGKDHKNQIYKALEITLIMLFENTESIQSSKIKNIIIKQLAWLKDVYNKLFVNFDYKSTSISKILYYGDIKMHEGLFLTFMYYIGVDIIYINTMKDEIFENLDPNLNFSSLYVNETLSDYFAFPKEEVLVRRETTAYKASEEIGKIIHNEEDGVYKPWQFESYNIKPITLMTTFDEFGILWKEESRFRDSFKVQNNTVYIPNLFTKISGTNENESDYYKYISSLTSVPLVKLYNELPIINNVMNKQEIYRLTNVFSKDNLINSEELKKHPLYKYSYLSENTQNKIIIKTNELLDSSVLTEKVDINLRLKVLSTVLSLDKDILELIQNFDYPMRVPKVIVYDSKETTFSREDSIVISFLYLNGFDICILTPTGYNNFEMFIDSKFYDIFKLETKKFNLTLPDLNKYSSKKSKKFWSSLFG from the coding sequence TTGATAAATACAACAAAATATATAAAAATAAATACAATTCAAAACAAAAGTTTTTTTTCAGAATCTTTATTACCAATTCTTTCTAGAGAAGGTTCATCAAATTCGAAAACGATAACTTTATCAACGTTTTTTACAAGAAGAATTGGTTGTACATTAAATGAAAATCAAATTTTAAATAATTACTTAATTTCATTAGAGAAAAAAAATATTTTATTTAATGTAATTGATAAAAAACTTAATTTTGATGCAACTTACCCTTTTATTGGCGATATTAAGAACTCTTTTAACGATCTTAATGAAAATCTGTCAAATTTAAATGAAATTATAATTAAAACAACTACAAAACTAATTGATAAAAATATTTTTAAAGATTCTCTAATAAATAGTACAATCACAGAAGCTCTTAACCAGTCAATAGTTTTATTTAAGTCATCTGAAAACAATTGTAATAAAAGTAAAATTTTGAACCTTTATATAAAATTATTTTATTGGATTAATGTCAAATTTCACACAATCATTAATTTTAATACAAATTTTAAGAATATTAACTTTATTAATTCAAAACTAATCTATATTGGTGAAATATCTAAACACGAAACATTTTTGATTTTTGCTTTATCAAGGATTGGCGTGGATATATTGTACATTAATTCTGTTAATGACAACCTTATTGAAAAGAATTCCTATTTAAGAAACTTCACAAATTTAATAACACTAACAAAATGTAGTGAGAATTTTAAGTACAACTTAAAAATTAGTAAACAATCACCTATAACTAAAAAACAAAATCCAATAAATAATTATAATCAAAGTAATTCTAATACACAAAGAACTAAAAATAGAATCCATTCAACCACAAATATTAATTCTAGGAGTGCTTCTTCAACTATTAATACAATAAAACCAAAAGAATTTTCCAGTAATATAACAATTAAGAAAAAAGAATTTAAAGGGGATCTTAAAGATATATATACAAAGTTAAATGAGAGAATTGGATACATTGGTCTCCCAAACGCTGTAATTCCAACTTTTTTCATTCGATATATTGGTGTTTCTAATAATTTGGATCAATTTAAAAACTCACTCTATAACTTAAATAAAAAACTTGAAAATTATAACTATATTAAAATAGAAGATAGTATTAAAATTGGAAATCCTACCGAATTATTAACTAAAACTAAACAAATTTGGAGTAGAACTGACTATAAAAAAGAAGATATTCATTTACTTATTTGTAAACTTAATGCGGTGGATACTTTAAGCTACATTCCAGGTAAAGATCATAAAAATCAAATATATAAAGCTCTTGAAATAACATTAATTATGCTTTTTGAAAATACCGAGAGTATTCAATCTTCAAAAATTAAAAATATCATTATAAAACAACTCGCTTGGTTAAAAGATGTATACAATAAATTATTTGTGAATTTTGATTATAAATCCACGTCTATATCTAAAATACTGTATTATGGAGATATTAAAATGCATGAAGGCTTATTCCTTACTTTTATGTATTATATTGGAGTCGATATTATATATATCAACACAATGAAAGATGAAATTTTCGAAAATTTAGATCCTAATTTAAATTTTTCTTCACTTTATGTAAACGAAACACTTTCTGATTATTTTGCATTTCCAAAAGAAGAGGTGCTTGTAAGACGAGAAACTACTGCATATAAAGCTTCAGAGGAAATCGGAAAAATAATTCATAACGAAGAAGATGGAGTTTACAAGCCTTGGCAATTTGAATCATACAATATTAAACCAATAACTTTAATGACAACATTCGACGAATTTGGTATACTATGGAAAGAAGAGTCGAGATTTCGTGATAGCTTTAAAGTTCAAAACAATACAGTTTATATACCAAATCTTTTTACAAAAATTAGCGGTACAAATGAAAACGAAAGCGATTACTATAAATATATTTCATCTCTTACATCAGTACCACTGGTAAAACTATATAATGAGCTTCCAATAATAAATAATGTGATGAATAAGCAAGAAATATATAGATTGACAAATGTATTTTCAAAGGATAATTTAATTAATAGTGAAGAATTAAAGAAACATCCATTATACAAATATTCTTACCTTAGTGAAAATACTCAAAATAAAATAATCATTAAAACTAATGAATTATTAGATTCAAGTGTATTAACTGAAAAAGTTGATATAAATTTAAGACTAAAGGTACTCTCTACTGTACTAAGTCTTGATAAGGACATTTTAGAACTTATACAAAATTTTGACTACCCTATGAGAGTACCAAAAGTTATCGTATATGATTCTAAAGAAACAACTTTTAGCCGAGAAGACTCTATAGTTATTTCTTTTCTTTATTTAAATGGATTTGATATATGCATATTAACTCCAACTGGATATAATAATTTCGAAATGTTTATAGATAGTAAATTTTATGATATCTTTAAATTAGAAACTAAAAAGTTCAATCTAACTTTACCAGATTTAAATAAGTATTCATCTAAAAAATCAAAGAAGTTTTGGTCATCTTTATTTGGATAA
- a CDS encoding AIM24 family protein, which produces MFNFKIHKELTCIAEGDGYFYARVGAMVASKGQFKAEKVLLGTNKNKGMLGSLAGLAARKLTGENISLMKVEGSGEYYMAHQAHHVSVITLKKGQSLGVEGENLLAYTETCEYTVKMMASGMASQKGLFTSNLKANSEGAQVVVTTNGNPIILETPCVVDPDAVICWTGPQPSFKADVSWKTFLGQSSGESYFMEFNTPGEVVIVQPYERMGGVSLSID; this is translated from the coding sequence ATGTTTAATTTTAAAATTCATAAAGAACTTACTTGTATAGCAGAAGGTGATGGTTACTTTTATGCTAGAGTTGGGGCAATGGTAGCATCTAAGGGACAATTTAAAGCTGAAAAAGTACTTTTAGGAACTAATAAAAATAAAGGAATGCTTGGATCTTTAGCAGGACTTGCAGCTAGAAAACTTACTGGTGAAAATATTTCTTTAATGAAAGTTGAAGGTAGTGGAGAGTATTACATGGCGCATCAAGCACACCATGTTAGCGTAATTACATTAAAAAAAGGTCAATCTCTTGGCGTAGAGGGAGAAAACTTGCTAGCATATACTGAAACATGCGAATATACTGTAAAAATGATGGCGTCGGGTATGGCATCTCAAAAGGGGCTATTTACTTCGAATTTAAAAGCTAATAGTGAAGGTGCTCAAGTAGTAGTAACAACTAATGGAAACCCAATTATACTTGAAACACCATGTGTTGTTGATCCTGATGCTGTAATATGTTGGACTGGACCTCAACCATCATTTAAAGCTGATGTGAGTTGGAAAACATTTTTAGGACAGTCATCAGGAGAGTCATATTTTATGGAATTTAATACTCCAGGAGAAGTTGTTATTGTTCAGCCTTATGAAAGAATGGGTGGAGTGAGTTTATCTATAGATTAG